The window GGTGTTGCAGACGGCGGACTCGGAGATGTCGCTATCCTGTCTGGTCAACGAGAGCGACGTAGAAAAGGCGGTGCGCGTCTTACATGAGCGGTTCGTCACCGAGCGAGCGTACGCCCGGCAGTGACCGGGAAGACCAGGAGCCGCAGCTGCCCAAAGCTCCTGAGCTTCCCCAGCCGCCGGAGATACCAGCGCCCGATATTCGCCCGCCAGGTGAGCCTCATCGGACGGAGGCTCCGATAAACAAAGGTATGCGAGCGATGGCGCTGGCAAGCACCATCGGGTTGTCGCTGGTGATACCGCCGGTGATGGGTTATTTCGCCGGACGGTGGCTGGACGGAAGATTCGGCACCGAGCCGGTCATCTCCATGATTGGGCTGGTGGTGGGTATCGTGCTGGGATTTGTGGAGATGGTGCATATTCTTCACCAGATCGAGCGGGAGGAGCGTAAGCCAAAATAGCGATGCAGGAACTGCGCGTCGCCTACAGAAGTATAGCATGGCTGGCTGCCACAGGCGGGTATCTGCTGCTACATTACAGGCAATGGCAGGCAGCGGCGGGCTATCTGGCAGGTGCAGTGGTCGCGGCGTTCGCGCTGTGGAGCCTGCAACAACTGGCGGATGCCCTGAACCCGAGTATCACCAGACCCCGAAGGTGGTACTGGAAACATGCGCTAGGGCGCTATTTGGTGCTGCTGCCGGTGTTATGGATAGTCTCGCGACAACCGATAATGTGTATTACGGGTTTTGTGATGGGGGTTACTTTACTGCCATTTTCGGTGGGAGTCCTGGCGTTTCGGCGAGGGTGGCGTCGTCCGGCGTGGCTGAGCGTTGCATACTGGGCACCCAAAACGGTTCGTAAATCGCGGGAGATGTAAAAGGAGGTCGTCAGAAGCGAAGTTGGAAGGTCATCATGCCAGTCCATGGCTGTTTGTGGCGAACGCGGGGTTCGTGGCGGTGCTTCTTTTGCTGGCAGCGAGAGCGGGCACACGCCGCATGGAGAAGGTTCCTCGGGGGTTCTGGCAGAACGTCGCAGAGCAGACGGTGGAGTCGTTCCGTTATTTCGCAGTGAACGTCATCGGGCCCGGCGGGGAAAAGCACGCTCCTTTTCTGGGCACGCTGTTCCTGTTCATCTTGACTTCCAACCTGATTGGGCTGGTGCCTGTTTTCAGTAAGGCTGCACCGACTGCCACCCTGAACACGACGATTGCGCTGGCGGTGATCACGTTCTTTTATGTACAGTGGCAGGGCATTCGCGCCAACGGCGTTGTAGGCTATTTGAAGCACTTTACCATGGGGACACATCCGTTGCTCTGGCCGTTGATGGTGCCGCTGGAGATTATTAGCGAGCTGGCAAAGCCGTTGTCTCTGGCGATACGTTTGTATGGGAACATGTATGGAAAGGAGCAGGTGATTATCGTGCTGGTGGGACTGGCGGCATCGCTGTTGCCTATCTGGTTGCCCATCCCGTTCCAGTTTCCGATACTGGTGTTTGGAGTATTTGTCGGCTTTGTGCAGGCGCTGGTATTTACGCTGTTGGCGGGCATTTACATCGCCCTCATGACTCAGCACGAAGAAGAGCACGCGCATTAGCGGGCTGAGGTAGCCATCGCGGCACACTGTGCCGCTTTCGATAAAATACTGAGTACAAGGAGGAAGAGCGTGGATCTGTATCTATTCGGGTTAGCACTGGCGGTCGGTTTCGGCTTGCCGGTAGCGGTGTTGTCGGCGGCGATTGCGCAGGGGCGTGCAGCCGCTGCGGCGCTGGAAGGCATGGCTCGCCAACCAGAGGCAGCGGGCAACATCCGAACCTCGATGATTATCGCTCTGGCGTTCATCGAGTCGCTGGTGATTTACGCCCTGCTGATGTTCTTCTTGCTGCAGGGCAAGCTGCCCGGCATCGATGCACTCGCGAATCTACCCAAGTAGCTGCCGGTGGGGTGCTTTTGCACCCCACCTCTTACAACGACAAACGTCCAAGCATAGCGAGGCATAGAAGCGACACATGGGCGAAATCATGCATCAACTGGGCATCGAACCGGCGACCATCGTCGTCGAGATGGTCGGGTTCGTGCTGTTACTGGTGCTGCTCAAAAGGTACCTGTGGGATCCTGCGACACGCTATCTGGAGCAGCGCCAGATGGACATCGCGCAGACCTATGACAAGGTCGAGCATACCCGTCAGGAGATGGAGCGTCTGCGTAGCGAGTACGAGCAACGTCTTGCCAGTATCGAGGCGGAAGCGCGTGCACAAATCCAGCAGGCAGTGAAAGAGGCTCAGGAGGTACGGGAGCACATTCTTGCGGAAGCCCGACAGCAGGCGGAAAAGATGATACGCGACGCCGAAGAGGTCATTCGCTACGAGCGGGAAAAGGCCCTGGCGGAAATGCGCACGCAGGTGGTAGACCTGACCCTGCTGGCGACATCGCGTATCCTGCAGGAGAGCGTCGATGACGCCAGACACCGCAAGATGGTCGAAGACTTCATTGAGCAGGTGGCGAGCAGCGCATGAGAGAGGAACGTGTCGCCAAACGGTATGCCCGCGCCCTGTTCAATGCAGCGGTGCGCACACAGGCTGTGGATGAGGTGAACGAGGCGTTGCAGCAGTTGCTGGATACTTTGAACAAGCAACCGCCTCTGCGCACCCTGTTGCTGAATCCACTCATTCCGCGTGAGCGCAAGCAGCAGATGGTGCAGGAGGCTATCGGGCGGCATACTCACCCCCTGCTGGCATCTCTGCTGAGCGTGCTGGTGGACAAGAGGCGCGAGCGCTTACTGCCCGAGGTGGCACGCGAGTATGTGGAACTGCGCGACGAACACCTGGGCATCCTTCGCGTGCAGGCGACGACGGCCTACCCTCTGGACAATGATCAGGAACAGGCGCTTGTTCGCAGTTTGGAACGGCGTACCAGCAAGACGGTGGTTCTGCAGACGCGGGTAGACCCGTCGTTGATTGGTGGCATTGTGGTGCGCATCGGTGATACCATTATCGACGGTAGTGTGCGTGGACAGCTGCTGCGGCTGCGGCAGTATTTGCTGAATGCTTAGGGATGAGGAGGCAGGAGCCTTGGCGATAAGCCCTGAAGAGATTACGTCCATTCTGGAGAGAGAGCTGGAGCAGTACCAGCGCGGTTATGAAGAAGTCGGCATTGGTACGGTGCTGCAGGTGGGCGACGGTATTGCCCGCGTGTATGGCTTGCAGGATGTGATGGTGAGCGAGCTCGTCGAGTTCCCCGACGGCACGATGGGCATGGCGCTGAACCTCGAGGAGGATAACGTCGGCGTTATCATCCTCGGTAGCGACGAAAACATCAAAGAGGGAGATACGGTGAAGCGCACAGGGCGCATCCTGTCTGTGCCTGTGGGCAAACCGTTGCTCGGACGGGTGGTGAACCCGCTGGGACAGCCGCTCGATGACAAAGGGGCTATCGTGAGCGATGAATATCGTTTGCTGGAGATTAAGGCGCCGGGCGTGGTGCATCGTCAGCCCGTGAAAGAACCCCTGCAAACCGGTATCAAAGCGATAGACAGCATGATCCCTATCGGACGGGGACAGCGCGAGCTCATCATCGGCGACCGGCAGACGGGCAAAACCGCTATCGCGGTGGATACTATCATCAACCAGAAATACACCCATCAGACCGACTCGCCAGTCTACTGCATCTACGTTGCCATCGGGCAGAAGTTGAGTACCATCGCCCGGGTAGTGAAAACGCTGGAAGACTACGGTGCGATGGATTACACCACAGTGGTGGTGGCGAGCGCGTCCGACCCCGCACCGTTGCAGTACATCGCCCCTTATGCAGGCTGTACCATGGGCGAGTACTTCCGCGACAACGGTATGCACGCGCTGGTGGTGTATGACGACCTGTCCAAGCACGCGCAGGCGTATCGCCAGGTCTCTCTCTTGTTACGCCGTCCGCCCGGGCGTGAGGCGTATCCGGGAGATGTGTTCTACCTGCACTCGCGCCTGCTGGAGCGCGCCGCCAAGATGTCTGATGAGAAAGGCGGTGGTTCGCTGACCGCGTTGCCCATCATCGAGACGCAAGCGGGCGACGTTTCCGCCTACATCCCCACGAACGTCATCTCCATCACCGACGGGCAGATATATTTGGAGAGCGACCTGTTCTTCGCTGGCGTTCGCCCCGCGATGAACGTGGGTATTTCGGTATCGCGCGTGGGTGGAAACGCCCAGATTAAGGCGATGAAGCAGGTCGCGGGACGCCTGAAGCTCGACCTGGCGCAGTATCGCGAGGTACAGGCGTTCGCACAGTTCAGCTCCGACCTTGACCGCGTGACGCAACAGCAGCTGGCGCGCGGACAGCGCATGGTGGAGCTGCTCAAACAACCGCAGTATCAGCCCATGCCGGTAGAAGACCAGATTATCGTCATCTTTGCCGGTACGGGGGGATATCTGGATGATGTGCCGGTGAGCGAAATCCAGCGTTTCGAGCGGGAGTTCCTCGCTTTCGTGCACGACAAGTATCCCGAAGTGCCGGAGCATATCCGCCGTGAGAAAGAGATCGACTCGGTGACGCAAGACGCGCTGGAGAAAGCGGTCAAAGAGTTCAAGAGGCAGTTCAAGGCATAAGCGATGGCAACCCTGCGACAAATCCGGCAACGCATTCGCGTCGCGCGCAATATCCAGCAGATTACCCGCGCGATGAAGATGATTGCGGCGGCGCGCCTGAAAAGGGCGCAGGACCGCGTGCTGGCGGCTCGCCCCTACGCCGAAAAGATGCAGACACTCATCGGCACGCTGGCGCTGGCAAGCGGCTCGATCGAGCACCCCCTTTTGCAAAGCCGTGAGCAGGTACGGCGCGTGGGTGTACTGCTCATCACCGCCGACAGAGGGCTGTGTGGCAGCTATAACACCAATGTTATCCGTCGCTGTCTGGACTTCGTGCAGCAGTACGATTCCGAACAGGTGCGCCTGCTGACTGTCGGCAAAAAGGGGATGCAGTTCATGCAACGGCGCGGTTATCCCTCCGTGCAGCACTTCAACATTCCGCTTTCGGGACCTACCATAGCACACGCCCAGGAGATAGCAGGCGTTGCTCAGCAGATGTTCCTGACGGAAGAGGTCGACGAGTTTTATCTGGCGTTCAGCCGTTTTCGCAGTGCGCTCGTGCAAATCCCGACGGTACAGCGACTTCTGCCTGTAGAGCGCGTGGAAGCGGAGAACGGACGGCTGGAGCATCTGGATTTCATCTTCGAGCCATCCTCTGAAGACCTGCTGAAGCGGCTGTTGCCCCGCTACGTGCTGAATCTGGTGTATCAGGCATTGCTGGAAGCCACTGCCAGCGAACACGGCGCGCGCATGACCGCCATGTCCGCCGCTACCGACAATGCGGGTAAAATGATATCGACGCTCACTCTCAACCTGAACCGCGCCCGACAGGCAGCGATCACCAAAGAGATCCTGGAAGTGGTGTCGGGAGCGGAGGCGCTGAAGGAGAACGAGTAACACGTCTGCCCGGAGGTGGAAACAATGTTCCGCCGTATCTGCCTGCCCCTGCTGGCGACATTGTGTGTGGCATTGACGATCGCGTGGGGACTGGCGCAGCCCCCCAATGTGGTGCGCTCGCCGGTGGTCTTCACCGAAGGCGAGGCGGTAGTGGTCGCCTCGCATGAGTTTGTTGCCCCACCGGAGGTGGTGAACGGTAAATGGTCGCGCGACGGGCGGTATGCTGTCGTCGTGCGCCGGTACGCACGTCTTGCCGACCCGCAGCACCCATCTGAGCAGTTTCAGTGGTCTATTCTGTTGTGGGATCACCGTCAGAAGCGAGCCATAGAGGTGTGGAAAGGCACTAGCGGGGAGAAGCTCGTGTTGGACATCCAGTGGATGGCGGGTGCACCTGTTGCGCTGCTGAAGATGTACGGCGGTCAGCGCGAAATAGCAGAAAACCTCTGGGACGAGAGCGCTGTCTTTGCCCGGTTGCACGCAGGCACTGGCACCTTGAAAATCTTAGGAGAACCCGACCGCTGGCGGGAGATGAACGTCTCGCCGGTAAAGCCTATTGCCCTGCTGCTGGGCGAGGAGTCCTACCAGATACTTCGGGCGGACGGCACTCTGAGCGCACCTGTAGCCTACGAACAGGTGTTCGCCTCGTCCGAAACCCGGCGACCCCATATGAGTTGGCTGTTGGCGCCGTGGACAGCAGATGGCACGAAACTGGTCTCTACCGTGTTCCACCAAACGCCTGAGGGTCAAACGGAGAGAAAGTTCATCTTTGTGGACCCTCTCGCAGGAACAAGCCAGCCTGTCTCGCAGTTGCCTTCCCTCTATGAGCCTCCTGTGAGCCGCCGTGCGCTGCGTGTAGAAATAGTGCCAAGTGAACTAACAGCGGGGACAGACACGGCAAAGGTGCGGTCGGCGTGGCTCGTTGGCAGTCGCGGACGCACGCTGATTTGCGCTGATGTGCAGGCGGCCGACCTGTCACCGAGTGGCGACGCCGTATGGTACGTTTCGCGCGGTGCGGCATGGGTAGTCAACCTGCGCAAACTGAACCGAGAACAGTATGAGGCATTACACCGTGAGGCACTGCGCACAGCGGTCGTCTCCAACGCCAGACAGATTGGGCTGGCGTTGCTAATGTACGTGCAGGACTATGATGAGACCTTTCCTCCCAATACGGGGGACATCCAGGCAATCCTGCTGCCCTACATCAAGAATCAGGAGATATTCAACCTGCCGGGCACCAGCTTTTTCTACCTGATGAACGCGAACAGTCTGTCCGGTATCGACCGGCCTTCCGAAACGATGACAGGATACATCCAGACCCCATACGGACGGGCGATAATCTGGGCAGATGGGCACGTGACCTGGCAGGACAACTGAGGCAGGGAAAAACAATGGCGGTTGTCACAGGGAAACGGAGACACACGATAGAGGATTTGTGGGTGCTGTCCCACCAGACCGACAAACGGCTTGAACTGGTGAGAGGGGAATTGAGAGAATTGACGCCAACTGGATGGGAGCATGGTAGGGTTTGTGCTAGAATAGCGCGGCTGCTGGATGTGTATGCAAGTGGTGGTCAACGTGGCGTTGCATTGGGAGCCGAGACAGGATGTGTTTTGCACGCAGGTGATGAACCAACTGTACGCGCCGCAGACGCGGCGTTTATTCGAAGAGAGCGGCTTCCCGAACAGTTGCCTGTGGGTTACGCACAAATAGTTCCCGATTTGGTAGTAGAGGTGACGTCGCCGTCGGACACCTACGCAATGGTGGCGGAGAAAGTGAACGACTGGCTACTGGCGGGCGCGCAGATGGTGTGGGTGGTGGATACGTCCAGTCGACAGGTAAGCGTGCATCGCCCCAATCAATCGGTGCGGGTGTACGGTGAATCAGACACTCTCTCGGGCGAAGACGTGCTGCCCGATTTTGCGTGCAAGGTGTCGGAGCTTTTTGCGTGGTAAAGGCGGGGAAGGGCGATGGCAGTAACGACCGAGAAGCGGACATACACGGTAGACGAGTTCTGGGCGCTGTGTCACCAGACGGATGAACGACTAGAACTGGTAAAGGGGGCTTTACGGGAATTGGCACCAGCGAACTTCGAGCATGGGCTGGTGGCGGGCAAGTTACAGGTGCTGATCGGCCAGTTTGTGATGAGCCAACGACTAGGGTATGTGGTCGCAGCCGAGACAGGGTTCGTATTATCCGAGCAGCCTGCGACGGTTCGCGCGCCCGATATGGCTTATGTATCCCGCGAGCGCGTGATGGAAAGCCATATCGAACGTTTTGCCGACTTTGCGCCTGATTTGGTCGCAGAAGTGGTGTCGCCATCGGACACGTTTTCGTCTGTGGCAGAGAAAGTTGAGGATTGGTTGAACGCAGGGGTGCGCCTCGTTTGGGTGATTGACCCTGCGACCAAGACAGTTCGGGTATACCGCACAGGTCAGCCAACGCAGGTGCTGCGTGAGCAGGACACCCTATCTGGCGAGGACGTGTTACCTGGTTTTGCGTGCAAGGTGTCGGAGCTTTTTGCGTGGTAAAGGCGGGGAAGGGCGATGGCAGTAGCGACCGAGAAGCGGACATATTCGGTAGACGAGTT is drawn from Bacillota bacterium and contains these coding sequences:
- a CDS encoding AtpZ/AtpI family protein gives rise to the protein MRAMALASTIGLSLVIPPVMGYFAGRWLDGRFGTEPVISMIGLVVGIVLGFVEMVHILHQIEREERKPK
- the atpB gene encoding F0F1 ATP synthase subunit A, translating into MEGHHASPWLFVANAGFVAVLLLLAARAGTRRMEKVPRGFWQNVAEQTVESFRYFAVNVIGPGGEKHAPFLGTLFLFILTSNLIGLVPVFSKAAPTATLNTTIALAVITFFYVQWQGIRANGVVGYLKHFTMGTHPLLWPLMVPLEIISELAKPLSLAIRLYGNMYGKEQVIIVLVGLAASLLPIWLPIPFQFPILVFGVFVGFVQALVFTLLAGIYIALMTQHEEEHAH
- the atpE gene encoding ATP synthase F0 subunit C, whose product is MYLFGLALAVGFGLPVAVLSAAIAQGRAAAAALEGMARQPEAAGNIRTSMIIALAFIESLVIYALLMFFLLQGKLPGIDALANLPK
- the atpF gene encoding F0F1 ATP synthase subunit B, which gives rise to MGEIMHQLGIEPATIVVEMVGFVLLLVLLKRYLWDPATRYLEQRQMDIAQTYDKVEHTRQEMERLRSEYEQRLASIEAEARAQIQQAVKEAQEVREHILAEARQQAEKMIRDAEEVIRYEREKALAEMRTQVVDLTLLATSRILQESVDDARHRKMVEDFIEQVASSA
- the atpH gene encoding ATP synthase F1 subunit delta; translation: MREERVAKRYARALFNAAVRTQAVDEVNEALQQLLDTLNKQPPLRTLLLNPLIPRERKQQMVQEAIGRHTHPLLASLLSVLVDKRRERLLPEVAREYVELRDEHLGILRVQATTAYPLDNDQEQALVRSLERRTSKTVVLQTRVDPSLIGGIVVRIGDTIIDGSVRGQLLRLRQYLLNA
- the atpA gene encoding F0F1 ATP synthase subunit alpha, whose translation is MAISPEEITSILERELEQYQRGYEEVGIGTVLQVGDGIARVYGLQDVMVSELVEFPDGTMGMALNLEEDNVGVIILGSDENIKEGDTVKRTGRILSVPVGKPLLGRVVNPLGQPLDDKGAIVSDEYRLLEIKAPGVVHRQPVKEPLQTGIKAIDSMIPIGRGQRELIIGDRQTGKTAIAVDTIINQKYTHQTDSPVYCIYVAIGQKLSTIARVVKTLEDYGAMDYTTVVVASASDPAPLQYIAPYAGCTMGEYFRDNGMHALVVYDDLSKHAQAYRQVSLLLRRPPGREAYPGDVFYLHSRLLERAAKMSDEKGGGSLTALPIIETQAGDVSAYIPTNVISITDGQIYLESDLFFAGVRPAMNVGISVSRVGGNAQIKAMKQVAGRLKLDLAQYREVQAFAQFSSDLDRVTQQQLARGQRMVELLKQPQYQPMPVEDQIIVIFAGTGGYLDDVPVSEIQRFEREFLAFVHDKYPEVPEHIRREKEIDSVTQDALEKAVKEFKRQFKA
- the atpG gene encoding ATP synthase F1 subunit gamma codes for the protein MATLRQIRQRIRVARNIQQITRAMKMIAAARLKRAQDRVLAARPYAEKMQTLIGTLALASGSIEHPLLQSREQVRRVGVLLITADRGLCGSYNTNVIRRCLDFVQQYDSEQVRLLTVGKKGMQFMQRRGYPSVQHFNIPLSGPTIAHAQEIAGVAQQMFLTEEVDEFYLAFSRFRSALVQIPTVQRLLPVERVEAENGRLEHLDFIFEPSSEDLLKRLLPRYVLNLVYQALLEATASEHGARMTAMSAATDNAGKMISTLTLNLNRARQAAITKEILEVVSGAEALKENE
- a CDS encoding Uma2 family endonuclease encodes the protein MAVVTGKRRHTIEDLWVLSHQTDKRLELVRGELRELTPTGWEHGRVCARIARLLDVYASGGQRGVALGAETGCVLHAGDEPTVRAADAAFIRRERLPEQLPVGYAQIVPDLVVEVTSPSDTYAMVAEKVNDWLLAGAQMVWVVDTSSRQVSVHRPNQSVRVYGESDTLSGEDVLPDFACKVSELFAW
- a CDS encoding Uma2 family endonuclease, whose amino-acid sequence is MAVTTEKRTYTVDEFWALCHQTDERLELVKGALRELAPANFEHGLVAGKLQVLIGQFVMSQRLGYVVAAETGFVLSEQPATVRAPDMAYVSRERVMESHIERFADFAPDLVAEVVSPSDTFSSVAEKVEDWLNAGVRLVWVIDPATKTVRVYRTGQPTQVLREQDTLSGEDVLPGFACKVSELFAW